A region of the Oncorhynchus clarkii lewisi isolate Uvic-CL-2024 chromosome 4, UVic_Ocla_1.0, whole genome shotgun sequence genome:
TTGTCACATGTAAATGTTAATGCAATTGCGTCACTGATGGGACTGTCTCTTTGCTGTAGGGGACCATGGTTATGTTGAAGATCTCTGCTTTCCTTGTTGCCTATGCCTTGGTCATTTGCCAGATGTACAGCTCACAAGCAGCCCCCACCAGGTGAGCCCGACGGACATACAGAAATGTAAAAAATGACACTCATACAtgacacgagcacacacacacttgtgtaaTCTGACATGAAAAGATGGATAGGACGTGCTGCCATATATAACTGTATTATTTAAGAATGAAAATTATGAGTTACATTTTTTTGGGGAAATACTTTTTCTGTGATAAAAGTTACATAGTACACATGTTTTGGTCTGTAAATTGTTGATTTTGAAACTGTAAGAAACACATCAAAGTGAATATGTTCCTTATCCAATATCCCAGAAGTGCACTCCAGTTAAAGGGATAGAAATCCATGCTTAGGTTAcgtttccctggcactgtttccacatgctaacattgttgagcttcacaatcaatTTGAAATACTTTTGGATGATCTGATCATGATACACGAAAAATGCTAATATTGGTACCATGACTTGagtgggatttgtgccacaaatgctaaaatgttAGCAATGTGGAAACcgtgccagggaaactaaacgaaagcatggattgctgtcatacctgcTTAAAGGGTAAGGAAACAAATGTGTAATTTTTTAATTTGGCTGAACTATCCCTAAAAGTGTAAAGGGGACTGTAATTACGTTTGCAGAAAGAAAAAAACACCACACAACAAGAGTAATTTAATTTAGGAGAGATGAATGAGGCCTGTAAAAACATCCAAGCCACTCCCCGTTATAAATCTGAACTAGGTCCCACGTCAGCCCTTTTACATGGACTACTCTTAGCAGATGACTATTTTCCATGTTGGCTGGGGTCCATTCCAGTCCCACATCATATCTTTAGACTCAGTGATGCTCTGAGGATCTTTTTCTCCCCCAGGTGAAAACTCCAGTTGAGTTTTTACACTGATCCCTGTGCATCACCCATCCCCTTTCTTCCTCCTCTAGAACGGGCATAGAGTCCATGACAGACCAAGTCACGCTCACGGACTACGAGGCACGGAGGTTACTCAACGCCATAGTCAAGGAGTTTGTGCAGATGACAACTGAAGAGCTGGATCAGCAAGTGACTGAAGGCAATAGGTACAGACAACTGCTTTTTCTTCCTGCATTTCTAACAGCCTGAGTTTGCCTCTTATTGGACTGATGATGAATTAAACGTGATGCTCAGAATTGATGGTCAGAGCTACTTTTATATTACCTGTGTGGAGAGACGTCTTCTAGCCACCTGCCGtttgatttaatccatttggAGGTATGTGCTCAGAGGAATGGTTACTAACTCCATCTCAAGGACAGAGGTCCAGATCCTAATCCCTCCCAGCTGATTCTCTGTCGTAACCCTCCCACATGGATAAGTTTGACAGTCAGTTATTTGAATGGATGAATGTTAACAGTGTGTTTGCCTGCTGCAGATATTATATTATGCCCAACTGGATGGATAAGTGCATGGTCTCAATTAGTGGAGATGGAAAGAGTTGCATGACAACAGGAAGCTACCCGTTCTGTTCTGTTTGGGGTGATATGAGGGTGGGTGTGAAGATACAATGAAGTTGGAGCATGGGGGTTGAAGCATGATATTTTGGAAATGTTAATTTATTGCCTATGACAGCACGTCTGACAATGCATTGTGTATGAGACATGCATGAATTAAAGGGGGATGACACAGTACTAACatgaaagagagaaagtgtgtgtgtgtgtctgtgtgtgtgtgtgtgtgtggtgtgtgtggtgtgtgtggtgtgtgtggtgtgtgtggtgtgtgtggtgtgtgtggtgtgtgtggtgtggtgtgtggtgtgtgtgttggagcgAGAAACCTGCATGGGTCCCGCTACTATGAGCCTGTTTTCTGCATGTTTGTCTCTCCCCTCTGACAGCATTGAAAGACCCCTAACCAAGCGCTGCTCCAACCTCAGCACCTGCATGCTGGGCAAACTGTCCCAGGACCTGCACAAATTACAAACGTTCCCCCGCACAGACGTGGGCGCGGGCACGCCTGGCAAGAAACGCAGCGCGCCCGAGAGCGAACGTTATGCAAGCTACGGGGAGACACTTGACAGCATCTAACCCTtcctcctgttcccactcttttTCACTTTTAATTTGAATGTCCTCCTGGTTTTAAGTCTCCGTGCATGTGGATTTTGCCTGCTTGACATTAGAACGGATTTCCCATCGCAACGCCCCCGTGATTTTTTCCCTTCTTCTTTTGATAATTCCTTCCCCCTTTCGGCAGAGAATGACGTTTAGACAATCGAAATGAGAACTTATCTAAAAATGACAATTATTCAAAAGAATGACTCAATGTATAGATGTTTTTTTTATGAGTGTATATTCATATAATTTGATTGCGTTACAAATTCCTCAAATCTCCAAATTCATGAGAGATAACGTACGTAATATTCAACCATAATAAATGGTTTCTTTATGCGGTAACATGTTTCTTCTTCAATAAACCTATTTTTATATCAGGAAGACTTTTACCTTTTATTCTTAAGAAATGTAATGTTAGTACTTGTTTATTTTATGGAACTTTGACTCTTCCAACAACTGCATTCAATATTTTTTGAATTGCAGTATAGAATAAATCCTAGTTATAATAGCAGTTCCAATATCCTTGAACTGTCTCTAAAACCCTCACCAAGACTCAAGGTAAGAATTATGACCAACTGAACCATTCTAATGATCAAACATTTCCAGAGACTATATTAATCCTCTGTCTACATTTATTTGTGTAATAGTGCACTTGTGTAGGCCATCTGTGTGTGCTTGAATATGTATATGTTTGTGAGTGTCTGTCATGAGTGTGAGCACGTGTATTGTATGTGTACGAGGTGCGGAGCAGGGCCCACCATTAACCCTGTCTCCATTTCTGAAGCAGCATTACAACACAGAAGCGAGCCTGTAACACAGCCACCTGCGTGACTCACCGCCTAGCAGATTTTCTGAGCCGGTCGGGGGGCATGGGCAACAGTAACTTTGTCCCCACTAACGTAGGCTCTAAGGCTTTTGGCCGACGGAGGAGAAACACACAGATGTGAACATTACAACAACCTTCAGGGTGAATATTCCTCCTCCTCGCTGTCCTTTCCGTCTATGTTCTTTTGGCTTTATTTCTATTCTCTAGCTTTTAGTGAAATGCCTGACATGACCAATGACTGTATATCTGAATGAACAAAACCATCAATCACGTGTGAAGACTCAATAGACATTTGAAGACAAGAAAGCCAGTTAGGATGGTGTCTCGTGTGGTTGATTTATGTAGAGATAACATGcgcagtttgagctactccaggaagtgatgTTGCAGGCTAGTTCAGTGTTTCCCCCTCTCATTGAGTATCTCAAGTTCAAGGCCGACcgggtactgcaggctgccattagctACTATAGAACATTATCCTTATAGATTCTACTGTATGTCcaaggacatacatctggtgtaATAGAAGCAATTATTAGTTCCATGATTGTCTacaaaatgtgtatttatttacaCAACGATTGACTACAAAGATTGCCATTTTCCCCTTCACTAGAATGGGGGACCCTGTTTTCTGCAAACAATGCCTGCAATACCGTGGTCGGCCTTGAACTTTGTAGCTTCAATGAGAGGGAGCATtagaaattatatatatattttttaaattaagatTTTACATATAGATGATTGATTTCCTGTGTTGATGAAAAATAATTGCTTGGTCCTCTTGTTTGCTCAGAGGACTTAAGTTTTGTGACTGACAGAAGGTGCTGGGCACTAAAGTTGTTGACTTGTCTGTTCTTTCCCTgttcttctctcttccctttcagATGTTGACCCTCCTTAACGCGATGACATCAGAACATATCTGGgagaaaacaacaaaacaaacagaaaaaaaacactgGCTTTTATTATCCACTCTCCCACAGTCTACACAAAGAAACCCCTTCAGATTGTAGGACTCCTCTCATTCCCATAATGTTATGAACCTTTCATTTTGCTTTTTGCAAATGACAGCAACCTACGTTATGTACATTGACAGCTGAATCCGATTCCTTTTTTTTATACATTAAATGAATTTGAAATGAATGGAGAAAGCATCAGtgcttatttattatttattatctaTTGTCTTAGAGCACATTTGTACCATGTGACCCATTTGCCCTGTCACTCATATACCCCCTGTCCCCATGGCAACTGTGACCCGCAGGGATAGACATTAAAGATCAGCTTTCCCTTGGCTCCCTCACAACTGCTGTCTTGTGCCTTGATGTAAAACACTTTACATGACATGATTGTCCAGTATGTTTCAAGATTATAAGAAGATTACGAAGAAGAGAATGAAGATGAAAAATATTCAAGAGATTAATATTGTAACAATTGTGAATTTCAGCaagattaaaatgtattttagatacATTTGGGTTTGGGGTACTTGTGTTGTTCTTCAAAAGTTTCATGAAATGTTTAGGTGAAGAGAGAACCGTTGTGTTGATATTATCTTACCTTTACATGGGATGAGTGGCTTCAGTTCCAGACCATGCAGAtttctctgtaactctgtaaccCTTTGGTCTAACACTGAAACATGTTGGGAATTCTGCAGCAAAGAAATCTGTTCTAACTTCACTGTAAACCCCAATGTGCTGTCATTACTCAAAACTTTTGAAGACATCCAGGTACTGTTACTAAAAGTGATTTTGTAGTCAATACTCAAACCAGTGGAGTCACTGTGACCCTGTCGGGGGCCAGATTTGAATTGCATGAGCTTGACTTTTTTAAATAATGCCCTCACTAAGCCACGCGTCCAATATAATTTCCCAGTGTACCTTGCTTGCCTTtgagtgaattgtagagttaccatccatgactgtatttgttagtgactgAGACATGGTTGACATTTGTCTTGTGGCCTAATTATAGTCTTTATGACAATGCCTGTCTCATAAGGCCTTATTTACCAATATAAAGCAACCTGAAACACATGGTTTGCAgaccacatcaggcctgcaagtaggGTCACAAAATTCCCAGATTTCTTAACATTCCTGGTTGGAGGAATTCCTGGAACCTTCCATCCAGGCTATCTGgaaaaccaaccagaattttgCGACCCTActtgcaagtcacattatgctgacTTGTGAAGTGCTGTGCAATTCCAAATTGAAATCCAACCAATGTTAAGCTATCCAATGGCTGGAATTTTTTATTTACCATCAACCTGCATAGATAATGAGTATCAGGCTTAGGAACAGTGTGAGGAGACTACTTAAACCATTTCAGTAATGGGTGCAAAATAATTGAACTAAATGATTGGATTAgtttgaaaaatgtatgttattcatatttttgtagcataagattaatcagACACTTAatatacatgcaaaaacacagatattaaaagcAATCCTCAAAAAAAATCaacctgcagtagagcatgctcggtaaaaagttaatttgttatTATGACTTAAAAAAATTGAGTTGATGTGACTTCATGTTTAGTTTTGAGTCAGTACCACATACATATTTGAAGTAATATTGACTTTTCATTGACTTTGAGTTGAACTTACTAGAAGCATTTGAGTAAAAAATGCCTTGTAGTTTAGTGCACTCCACACCTTTCACACTGTTCtaaacacacacaacttattCATCTGGTTCGGTGACACAAAAAGGTCAGATTTTGACATCGATTTCCATACAAAAGACAAACCTTTCATAGTAAATCACAAAAATGGAAACAAATATTGTCCTATTGTCCCCAAACTAGCCTATTCCAGCTCAACGTGAATTCTCTTAGAAGGAGAGAATTCAGGCATACTTTGTCCCAGTCACTGGcctaccaaaataaaggaaacaccaacataaagtgtcgtAATAGGATGTTGGGCCACtatgagccagaacagcttcaatgcaccttggcatagattataCAAGTGTCAGGAACTCTAATGGAGGAATGAAATGTCATTCTTCCATGAGACAATatatcatttggtgttttgttgatggcaCTGCTCcggaatctcccataagtgtttaaTCGAGGTGAACTCTGTTGACTACCACAGCGTATAGTTTTCAAGCTCATAAAACCATTTAGTGACCACACTTGCCTTGTGGATGGGGGAATTTACAtcatatgggggggggggcatagccatggtagccaaaataatggcctgcccaggaTTTTTGTACATGACAAAGTATATTGAacgttaattgcttaattaactcagtaaCCACACTTGTGTGAAAGCACctactttcaatatactttgtatccctcatttactcaagtggtTCCATTATTTTGGCCAGTTACCTGCATGTTAATAACTATGTTGAAGAAAACAAACACATGAATATGAGTTTgaacagggcctcccgggtggcgcattggtctaaggcattgcatcgcagtgctagctgtgccaccagagattctgggtttgagcccaggctctgtcgcagccgaccgcaaccgggaggcccatggggcggcgcacaattggcccagcgttgttatGGAGGGTTTGACctgcagggatatccttgtctcatcgtgcattagcaactcctgtggcgggctgtgCGCAAGAAacactgaccaggtcgccaggtgtatggtgtttcctctgacacattggtgtggctggcttccgggttggatgtgcattgtgtcaagaagcagtgtggcttggttgggttgtgttttggaggatgcatggctctcgaccttcgcctctcctgagtccgtacgggagttgcagcgatgagacaagactgaaactactaacaattggggagaaaaaaggggtaataATTTAAATAAAATGAGTTTGAATAACGTTAAACAAtgaaatagaaatagaaaatatGAATGAATTTCTAAATATAAAAGCAAAACCTAGCAAGTGTTCACTTGTTCTTGCTCAGGCTTTGAAAGCTTTGTCATTCATCATCTCAATCAGATAATTCAAGTGTAAATATTATGATAAGATTGTTTTAGCTTGAGAGGCACAAGCCTTCTCCAACCAACAAATGTGTGACCAGTTGTTTCTCCAAGTCAATGAAGGCTTGTTGGGATTATATTTTATTTCCATTTTATGATATCTATTGTTGCATACACCCACCTCAATATTGTGGAAAACTCAATTATTATTTtcatataaaaaatataattacGACAGTCGTGATGGAAACAGGTAGTTTtaatacaattttataaatgctgacAGATCATTTGACATGGTAGGGTCCTTTTGTGTCGCTAAACTTAATCATgcgagaaatggtggtggaaatgCCTTTGTGTGAAAATATTGTGAGAATAAGCATCATATCTATGTAAAATTGGATTCACTCGATTATATGGTGTgaggtcctcccactacgactcgggaaaccatgcagtttatttggctacagatgaaatacgttatgatgaacttcacaggctggggaaagtgcacagtgatcttgatgctccttttcaATGAATATTGAGGGTATTATTCGGAAAGTATTtccgactttttccacattttgttacgttacatcattattctaaaattgattcaattgtttttttccccttaatcaatctacacacgatatcccataatgacaaagcaaaaacagatttttagacagttttgctaatttattacaaaaaaaaaactggaatatcacatttacttaagtattcagaccctttactcagaactttgttgaagcacctttggcagcgattacagcctcgagtcttcttgggtatgacgctacaatcttagcacacctgtatttgtggattttctcccattcttctccacagatcatctcaagctttgtcgggttggatggggaggatCATTGCAGAGCTATCTAacatctccagagatgttagattgggttcaagtccgggctctagctgggccactcaaggacattcagagacttatcccgaagccactcctgcgttgtcttggctgtgtgcttagggtagttgtcctgttacaaggtgaacctttgccaccGTCTGAGGTCCTtatcgctctggagcaggttttcatcaaggatcactctgtactgtgctccgttcatctttccctcaattctgactagtctcccaggccctgaaaaacatccccactgcatgatactgccaccaccatgctttgcCATATGGATGGATccaggcttcctccagacgtgatgcttggcattcaggtcaaagagttcaatcttggttttatcagaccagagaatcttgtttctcatggtctgagagtcctttaggtgcttttttggcaaactctaagcgggctgtcatgtgtattttactgaagagtggcttctgtatggccactctaccataaaggcctgattggtggagtgctgcagagatggttgtccttctggaaggttctcccatctccacagaggaactctgcagctttgccagagtgaccatcaggttcttggtcacctccctgaccaagtcccttctaCCACAATTGCTGAGTTTGACCAtgcgtccagctctaggaagagtcttggtggttccaaacatcttccattaaaaactgaccttcaatgctgcagaaattggttggtacccttcaccagatctggccttgacacaatcctgtctcggagcactacggacaattccttcaacctcattgcctgtttttttctctctcagacatgcactgtcatttgtgggaccttatatagacaggtgtatgccttttcaaatcatgtccaatcaattggatttaccataagtggactccaatcaagttgtagaaacaacaaaaaaattatcaatggaaacaggatgaacctgagctcaattgactctcatagcaaagggtctgagcacttatgtaaataaggtatttcagttttttattttattttttataaataagcaacaTTTTCTAAATACCTGTTTCCACTtcgtccttatggggtattgtgtgtagattgattaaatTGCTTTTTCCcctaatcaattttagaataagacacgaacgtaacaaaatgtggaaaaaggaaaggggtctaagtactttccaaatgtactgtaGATGGGAGAgtttgaggggagctgaagggtgggactaaaaaaactaaacaaaaacaagataactcatgtaaaatatactgtgtccgtaaaatgtatatagtatgtatgttgttgtccattagtttactccaattaggagaggggtggtagggttaagggtggtggggttaggggtggtagggttaggggtggtagggctaggggtggtagggttaagggtggtagggttaggggtggtagggttaggggtggtagggttaggggtggtagggttaggggtggtagggttaagggtggtagggttaggggtggtaggggttaggggtggtagggttagggtggtagggttaagggtggtagggttaggggtggtagggttaggggtggtagggttaagggtggtagggttaggggtggtagggttaggggtggtagggttagggtggtagGGTTAAGGGGAAATaatgaaggaaaatatatttaaaaaaaaaagaagtatatatacactaccgttcaaaagtttggaatcactgaaaaatgtccttgtttttgaaaaagcatatttttggtccattaaaataacataaaatttatcagaaatacagtgtaggcattgttaatgttgtaactattgtagctggaaacggcagatgttttatggaatatctacatagacgtacagagaggcccattatcagcaaacgtcactcctgtgatccaatggcacgttgtgttagctaatccaagttaataatttgaaaaggctaattgatcattagaaaacccttttagcacagctgaaaactgttgtcctgattaaagaagcaacaaaactggccttcttcagactagttgagtatctggagtatcagcatttgtgggtttgattactggctcaaaatggccagaaacaaagagcttTCTACTGAAACTCAttagtctgttcttgttctgagaaatgaaggctattccatgcgagaaactgaagatcccgtacaacgatgtgtactactcccttcacaaaacagcgcAAACTGACTTTAAAccgaatagaaagaggagtaggaggtcccggtgcacaattgagcaagaggacaagtacattagagtgtctagtttgagaaacagacgcctcacaagttctaaactggcagcttcattaaatagtaaccgcgaaacaccagtctcaatgtcaacagtgaagaggtgactccgggatgctggccttctaggcagagttgcaaagaaaaagccacatctcagtccattgtctgtgttcttttgcccattttgcccatttatttttattggccattgGTCTTAGATTTCCCTTTTTCTTTGTAACTCTAATTCCCCAAGTCCAGATAtccaaagctgatacagacatacccaagaccaCTCAAAGTTGTAATtgatgccaaaggtgtttctacaaatcaaatcaaatcaaatgttattggtcacatacacatatttagcagatattattgcgggtgtagggaaatcaaatcaaatttgattggtcacatacacatggttagcatatgttattgggaGTGTAGCGaactgcttgtgcttctagttccgacag
Encoded here:
- the LOC139407561 gene encoding calcitonin-1-like — its product is MVMLKISAFLVAYALVICQMYSSQAAPTRTGIESMTDQVTLTDYEARRLLNAIVKEFVQMTTEELDQQVTEGNSIERPLTKRCSNLSTCMLGKLSQDLHKLQTFPRTDVGAGTPGKKRSAPESERYASYGETLDSI